Proteins from a genomic interval of Desulfofustis limnaeus:
- a CDS encoding dihydrolipoamide acetyltransferase family protein, whose translation MSGSFRLPDLGEGVHEAEILAIHVRVGQTIKEGEPLLEVETDKAAVEIPSPVTGTVQQIMAGAGDLVKVGDVLITFGEVAESAPDGTEATKGEQSPVGRSADSSSRPVPASPATRRLARELGVDLQQVTATGPGGVVSGDDVRTFAAGRSSGGTQPLSAQKTMSTVATGTVSADVELPDFSHWGPVERQPFRSIRRATAARMADSWARIPHVNCQDTADITRLEEFRNRHKGEIEAAGGRLTMTVFAMKAVATALKQFPHFNASLDLTAQEIVVKRYFHIGIAADTEHGLVVPVIRDVDRKSIKELAVELQGALERARSRQSSRDELVGGTFTITNVGGLGGGFFSAIINYPEVAILGLGQARRQPVVSIGSRGEEQVAIRLILPVVLCFDHRVVDGADAIRFLRQIISLLQDPDELFISMI comes from the coding sequence ATGAGCGGTTCGTTTCGCTTGCCCGATCTTGGCGAGGGGGTGCATGAAGCGGAGATCCTGGCGATTCACGTCAGGGTCGGCCAGACCATCAAGGAGGGTGAACCGCTGCTCGAGGTGGAGACCGACAAGGCGGCGGTGGAGATCCCTTCGCCGGTCACCGGCACCGTGCAGCAAATCATGGCCGGGGCCGGCGACCTGGTCAAGGTCGGTGACGTCCTGATCACCTTTGGTGAGGTGGCCGAGTCGGCGCCGGATGGAACAGAAGCAACAAAAGGGGAACAAAGTCCTGTCGGGCGATCCGCCGATTCCAGCTCCAGACCGGTGCCGGCATCGCCCGCCACCCGCCGTCTGGCCCGGGAACTGGGAGTCGACCTGCAGCAGGTCACGGCCACCGGACCGGGCGGGGTGGTCAGTGGCGATGATGTACGCACCTTTGCCGCCGGCCGATCCAGCGGAGGGACGCAACCGCTGTCGGCGCAAAAGACAATGAGTACCGTGGCAACCGGGACGGTCTCCGCCGATGTCGAGCTGCCCGATTTCAGCCATTGGGGCCCCGTGGAACGGCAGCCTTTTCGTTCCATCCGACGGGCCACGGCGGCGCGGATGGCTGATTCCTGGGCCCGCATTCCCCACGTGAACTGCCAGGACACGGCAGACATCACCCGGCTCGAAGAATTCCGAAACCGCCACAAGGGTGAGATCGAAGCGGCCGGCGGCCGGCTGACCATGACCGTCTTTGCCATGAAGGCGGTGGCCACTGCCCTCAAACAATTTCCGCATTTCAATGCCAGCCTCGACCTCACGGCCCAGGAGATCGTCGTCAAGCGCTACTTCCATATAGGCATCGCCGCCGATACCGAGCACGGCCTCGTGGTGCCGGTGATCCGTGATGTCGACCGCAAGAGTATCAAGGAGCTGGCGGTTGAGCTGCAGGGTGCTCTGGAACGGGCCCGCAGTCGGCAGAGCAGCCGGGATGAACTGGTCGGCGGTACCTTTACCATCACCAACGTCGGCGGGCTGGGCGGCGGATTTTTCTCGGCCATCATCAATTACCCGGAGGTGGCTATTCTCGGGCTTGGCCAGGCGCGGCGCCAGCCGGTGGTGAGCATCGGCAGCCGCGGCGAGGAGCAGGTCGCCATCCGGTTGATCCTGCCGGTTGTGCTCTGTTTCGATCACCGGGTGGTGGACGGGGCTGATGCCATCCGCTTCTTGCGCCAGATCATCTCCCTGTTGCAGGATCCGGACGAGCTGTTCATCTCGATGATCTGA
- a CDS encoding alpha-ketoacid dehydrogenase subunit beta — protein sequence MAKMTMVQALNLALKQEMAADDRVVLLGEDVGPDGGVFRVTDGLIDAFGSERVMDTPLAESAIVGMSIGMAIYGLRPVCEIQFSGFSYQAFHQLENHAARMRWRTQGRLSVPLVMRAPYGGGVRALEHHSESREAYWAHTPGLKVVIPSGPRNARALLVSAIRDPDPVIFYEAKALYRAFREEVPEAEETMPLGRPQLVREGRDLTMIAYGALVRTALEAAEQLKGLDGIETEVIDLLTLAPLDQELLAASLRKTGRAVVVHEAPRSFGPGAEIVCRLLEEAFYYLEAPPVRVAGFDVHPPYFSRERWYMPDVRRIVEAARRTCSG from the coding sequence ATGGCTAAGATGACCATGGTCCAGGCCCTTAACCTGGCATTGAAGCAGGAGATGGCGGCTGACGACCGGGTGGTGCTGCTCGGTGAGGACGTGGGGCCGGACGGCGGGGTCTTCCGGGTCACCGACGGTCTGATCGACGCCTTCGGTTCGGAGCGGGTCATGGATACGCCGTTGGCCGAGTCGGCCATCGTCGGCATGTCCATTGGGATGGCCATCTACGGCCTGCGACCGGTCTGCGAGATCCAATTCTCCGGGTTCTCCTATCAGGCCTTCCATCAGCTTGAAAATCATGCCGCCCGCATGCGTTGGCGGACCCAGGGGCGGCTCTCGGTGCCGCTGGTGATGCGTGCTCCTTACGGGGGAGGCGTGCGGGCCCTGGAGCACCACTCGGAGAGTCGGGAGGCCTACTGGGCCCACACCCCGGGTCTCAAGGTGGTCATCCCGTCCGGGCCGCGCAACGCCCGGGCCTTGTTGGTCAGCGCCATCCGCGATCCGGACCCGGTGATCTTCTATGAGGCCAAGGCCCTCTACCGCGCCTTCCGGGAAGAGGTCCCGGAAGCTGAGGAGACCATGCCGCTGGGTCGGCCGCAACTCGTCCGCGAAGGTCGCGACCTGACCATGATCGCGTACGGGGCACTGGTCAGGACGGCTCTGGAGGCGGCGGAGCAGCTGAAAGGCCTCGACGGTATCGAGACCGAGGTGATCGACCTGCTCACCCTTGCCCCACTTGATCAGGAGCTGCTGGCTGCTTCGCTGCGCAAGACCGGTCGGGCTGTGGTGGTGCACGAGGCACCGCGCAGCTTCGGCCCGGGCGCCGAGATCGTCTGCCGGTTGCTGGAAGAGGCCTTTTACTACCTGGAGGCCCCGCCGGTCCGGGTGGCCGGCTTCGACGTGCATCCGCCGTATTTCAGCAGGGAACGATGGTATATGCCGGATGTCAGGCGAATTGTCGAAGCGGCGCGCCGGACCTGTTCCGGTTGA
- the pdhA gene encoding pyruvate dehydrogenase (acetyl-transferring) E1 component subunit alpha, whose translation MPRHRLVVPDTVEYLSILDHQGNLDQELEPHLGDEQLIELYRAMLLGRRFDERMLDLQRQGRIGTFPPIKGQEAAQMGAIINLRPSDWFVPSFREVAAELWRGRSPESVLLYYNGFNEGTLLPAGQRDLPMAVPVGSQILHAVGLGRAAGYRGTDEVVLCFFGDGATSEGDFHEGLNFAAVYRTPVIFVCQNNQWAISTPLKKQTATANLALKALAYGMPGIQVDGNDVLAVYSATREAVERARNGGGPTLIECITYRIMMHTTADDPKRYRTEEEVAVWQERDPLTRFAAYLQRRGTLDADRRDQLEAEVLAQIQAAVERAEQQMAELGEPLALFEHLYADLPPNLRAQREELRTTLAAADKEVRHG comes from the coding sequence ATGCCGAGACACCGCCTTGTCGTTCCCGATACCGTTGAATACCTCTCCATCCTTGATCATCAGGGCAATCTCGACCAGGAACTCGAACCGCACCTCGGCGACGAACAACTGATCGAACTGTACCGGGCCATGCTGCTCGGGCGGCGATTCGATGAGCGGATGCTCGATCTGCAGCGTCAGGGGCGAATCGGCACCTTTCCGCCGATCAAAGGGCAGGAGGCGGCACAGATGGGGGCGATCATCAATCTGCGACCAAGTGACTGGTTCGTCCCGTCGTTTCGCGAGGTGGCCGCCGAACTCTGGCGCGGCCGGAGCCCGGAGAGCGTGCTTCTCTACTATAACGGGTTCAACGAAGGTACTTTGCTGCCTGCCGGCCAGCGAGATCTGCCCATGGCGGTGCCGGTGGGCTCGCAGATCCTGCATGCGGTGGGCCTCGGCCGGGCTGCCGGTTACCGCGGCACCGACGAAGTGGTGCTCTGTTTCTTCGGCGATGGAGCCACCTCCGAGGGTGATTTTCACGAGGGGCTCAATTTCGCCGCTGTCTATCGGACACCGGTGATCTTTGTCTGTCAGAACAATCAATGGGCCATCTCGACGCCGTTAAAAAAACAGACCGCCACGGCAAACCTGGCCCTCAAGGCGCTGGCCTATGGGATGCCCGGTATCCAGGTCGACGGCAACGACGTCCTGGCGGTTTATTCCGCCACCCGGGAGGCGGTGGAACGGGCCCGCAACGGCGGCGGTCCGACCCTGATCGAGTGCATCACCTACCGGATCATGATGCACACCACCGCCGACGACCCGAAACGGTATCGCACTGAGGAGGAAGTGGCCGTCTGGCAGGAGCGGGACCCGCTGACTCGTTTTGCGGCTTATCTGCAACGGCGGGGAACGCTTGACGCAGACCGGCGCGACCAACTGGAGGCAGAAGTTCTTGCCCAGATCCAGGCCGCGGTGGAACGGGCCGAGCAACAGATGGCCGAGCTGGGCGAGCCGCTGGCCCTCTTTGAACACCTCTACGCCGATCTGCCACCGAACCTCAGGGCCCAGAGGGAAGAGCTGCGGACCACGCTGGCGGCGGCAGACAAGGAGGTACGCCATGGCTAA
- a CDS encoding CBS domain-containing protein yields MSMQIVTTHCNTDFDGLASMIAASFFHPQAVRVIPTQVQPAVRDFLAVHWDLLRLTSRRAVDLATVDRVIVTDTASWNRLDAMSELAQRQGVTCVVYDHHPVPGTIDAEQIQQEEVGAAVTLLLERMQAADTPFSPIHATLFLLGIYDDTGALSFPSTTARDVRMAAFLMENGADLNVVSAYLDDSLDERHLQLFSRILDDSEEIQIGSRRLGICVQEAEKGLTMLPTVVTRFKEIKGLDAAFGIFPMGPKKTVVIGRGNPRRFDVGALVRRLGGGGHAGAGSAMVSAPLAEVRQHVADLVQRTEVDEVLVRTLMTPIPPTLSPTTSVRQAIDQLRESHRMALLVVDDELSVLGSFGSEQAAKIKQERQLDQPVTGMMRRQVIAVEPDQPLREALQLIARSDLGFLPVLAGDRLVGEITRAAIILSMYDF; encoded by the coding sequence ATGTCCATGCAGATCGTTACCACCCATTGTAATACCGATTTCGACGGGCTGGCCTCGATGATCGCCGCCTCGTTTTTCCACCCTCAGGCCGTCCGGGTGATCCCGACTCAGGTGCAACCGGCGGTACGCGATTTCCTCGCCGTTCATTGGGACCTCCTGCGGCTGACGTCCCGCCGGGCGGTGGATCTGGCAACGGTCGACCGGGTGATCGTCACCGACACCGCCAGTTGGAACCGCTTGGATGCCATGAGCGAGCTGGCGCAGCGTCAAGGGGTGACGTGTGTTGTCTATGACCATCACCCGGTCCCCGGAACCATCGACGCTGAGCAAATCCAACAGGAGGAGGTGGGGGCGGCGGTTACCCTGCTGCTGGAGCGGATGCAGGCGGCCGACACACCGTTTTCGCCGATCCATGCCACGCTCTTTTTGCTCGGCATCTACGACGATACCGGGGCCTTGTCTTTTCCCAGCACCACCGCCCGCGATGTGCGAATGGCCGCTTTTCTCATGGAAAACGGGGCCGACCTCAACGTGGTCTCCGCCTATCTCGATGATTCGCTGGACGAGCGACATCTCCAGTTGTTCAGCCGTATTCTTGATGATTCCGAGGAAATACAGATTGGGAGCAGGAGGTTGGGAATCTGTGTTCAGGAGGCCGAAAAAGGGTTGACCATGCTGCCGACGGTGGTCACCAGATTCAAGGAGATCAAAGGATTGGACGCGGCGTTCGGCATCTTTCCCATGGGACCAAAAAAAACCGTGGTTATTGGTCGCGGCAACCCCCGCCGCTTCGATGTGGGTGCGTTGGTGCGCCGTTTGGGCGGTGGCGGGCACGCCGGGGCTGGATCGGCCATGGTCTCCGCCCCGCTGGCGGAGGTGCGGCAGCACGTGGCTGATCTGGTGCAGCGCACCGAGGTCGACGAGGTGCTGGTTCGAACCCTGATGACGCCGATCCCGCCGACGCTCAGTCCAACGACTTCCGTTCGCCAGGCTATCGACCAGTTGCGGGAGAGCCATCGCATGGCTCTGCTGGTGGTCGACGATGAGTTGAGCGTGCTCGGCTCCTTTGGCAGCGAACAGGCGGCCAAGATCAAACAGGAGCGACAGCTGGACCAGCCGGTGACCGGCATGATGCGCCGCCAGGTGATCGCGGTCGAGCCTGACCAACCGTTGCGTGAAGCCCTGCAATTGATAGCCCGCAGCGATCTCGGCTTTCTGCCGGTGCTGGCCGGCGATCGACTCGTCGGCGAGATCACCCGTGCCGCCATCATCTTGTCCATGTACGACTTCTGA
- a CDS encoding STAS domain-containing protein, whose product MPVRVVTRDDVVIIGVQGRLDAVTAPAFDREVESVLADTPTKVLIDGTGLDYISSAGLRSILALAKKLQAGGGRLALCGLSGLVREIFEMAGLHTMLTICRDEAEARSRL is encoded by the coding sequence ATGCCGGTAAGGGTAGTCACACGTGACGATGTGGTAATCATCGGGGTGCAGGGACGGCTCGATGCGGTGACGGCGCCGGCCTTCGATCGTGAGGTCGAGTCGGTGCTGGCCGATACCCCGACAAAGGTTCTGATCGATGGTACCGGCCTTGATTATATCAGCAGTGCCGGTCTGCGCAGTATCCTGGCGCTGGCCAAGAAACTGCAGGCCGGCGGCGGCCGGCTGGCGCTCTGCGGCCTGAGCGGGCTGGTCCGGGAGATCTTCGAGATGGCCGGTCTCCATACCATGTTGACCATCTGCCGGGACGAGGCCGAGGCGCGATCGCGCCTGTGA
- a CDS encoding DUF933 domain-containing protein has product MKVGIIGLPQTGKKTLFQVLTGSTVPEQAGGAAKPLPGTAAIIDDRFERLVKLYQPKKEAPARIDLVLLPKMEQDTISRGDIFRDISDVDALCHVVRAFADESIYHSAGSVEPIRDVEMVNAELVMHDQIFVEKRIERLAASVKKIKDERQVKELELMKRLQAHLEGEQPLRLFPITEEEDLLIRSYPLITRKELILVFNVGEDELGDTGLLDRVGERCRAGKMEAMIVSAKVEAEIALLDSEAERRAFLEDLGIAESALQMLTKLCLQALGRVSFFTVGKDEVRQWLVRAGSPAPVAAGVIHSDLQKGFIRAEVMKYDELMAHGSEAELKKAGKLYVQGKDYIVVDGDILNIRFNV; this is encoded by the coding sequence ATGAAAGTTGGGATCATAGGCTTGCCGCAGACCGGCAAGAAAACGTTGTTTCAGGTGCTCACCGGTAGTACCGTGCCCGAACAGGCCGGCGGTGCCGCCAAGCCGCTCCCGGGAACAGCCGCGATTATCGACGATCGCTTCGAGCGCTTGGTGAAACTCTATCAGCCGAAAAAAGAGGCCCCGGCCCGGATCGATCTGGTTCTGTTGCCGAAGATGGAGCAGGATACCATCTCCCGGGGAGACATCTTCCGTGATATCAGTGATGTGGATGCTTTGTGCCACGTGGTTCGGGCCTTTGCCGACGAGTCGATCTACCATTCCGCCGGCTCGGTCGAGCCGATCCGTGATGTGGAGATGGTCAACGCCGAACTCGTGATGCACGACCAGATCTTCGTTGAAAAACGGATCGAACGGTTGGCGGCTAGCGTCAAAAAGATCAAGGATGAGCGCCAGGTGAAGGAACTGGAGTTGATGAAGCGCCTCCAGGCCCACCTTGAGGGGGAGCAGCCGCTACGGCTGTTTCCCATCACCGAGGAAGAGGATCTGCTCATCCGCAGTTATCCGCTGATTACCCGAAAGGAGCTGATTCTGGTCTTCAACGTCGGCGAGGATGAACTCGGGGATACCGGGCTACTCGACCGGGTCGGCGAACGCTGCCGGGCCGGCAAGATGGAGGCGATGATCGTTTCGGCCAAGGTCGAGGCGGAAATCGCCCTGCTCGACAGTGAAGCGGAGCGCCGGGCCTTTCTCGAGGACCTGGGCATCGCCGAGTCGGCCCTGCAGATGCTCACCAAGCTCTGTTTGCAGGCCCTTGGCCGCGTCTCGTTTTTTACCGTGGGCAAGGACGAGGTACGGCAATGGCTGGTCCGGGCGGGCTCACCGGCCCCGGTGGCCGCCGGCGTCATTCATTCCGACCTGCAGAAGGGTTTTATCCGGGCGGAGGTGATGAAATACGACGAATTGATGGCCCACGGCAGTGAGGCGGAGCTTAAAAAAGCCGGCAAACTCTACGTCCAGGGCAAGGACTATATCGTTGTCGACGGTGATATCCTCAATATCAGGTTCAATGTCTAG
- a CDS encoding CoB--CoM heterodisulfide reductase iron-sulfur subunit B family protein, translating into MAKPQRLIFSYFPGCSLATSAKENNDSLIRFFRRLGVDLVEVEDWNCCGSSSAHSIDAEIAERLPARNLSLTPAGRPLMVACPSCYVRMKQCQNRLRQDAPRRRGYEKLFGRPVDPELPVVHFFEVLDRLDLKHERYHLCGRLSGLRCAPYYGCMLARPPEMRFEKNHHGLMEEILSHLGAIPVAWAYASRCCGSFLSVVRPDVVTELVDSMITDAMQGGADCIVTACAMCHMNLEIRTTLQHPIPVLHFSELLAMALGEPPDKGWFARHLIDPRPMLKEKGVI; encoded by the coding sequence ATGGCAAAGCCCCAACGGTTGATCTTTTCCTACTTTCCGGGATGTTCATTGGCGACCTCGGCCAAAGAAAACAATGATTCGCTGATCAGATTTTTCCGGCGTCTGGGCGTTGATCTGGTTGAGGTTGAGGACTGGAATTGCTGTGGCAGCTCGTCCGCCCACAGCATCGATGCCGAGATTGCCGAGAGACTGCCGGCCCGCAACCTTTCTCTGACGCCGGCCGGCCGGCCGCTGATGGTTGCCTGCCCCAGCTGTTATGTGCGCATGAAGCAGTGTCAGAACAGGCTTCGCCAGGATGCGCCGCGCCGCAGAGGTTATGAAAAACTCTTTGGCCGGCCGGTCGATCCGGAGCTGCCGGTTGTGCATTTTTTTGAAGTACTGGATCGCCTTGACCTGAAACACGAGCGTTATCACCTCTGCGGCCGTTTGTCGGGGCTGCGGTGTGCGCCCTATTACGGCTGCATGCTGGCGCGACCGCCGGAGATGCGGTTCGAGAAGAATCATCATGGCTTGATGGAGGAGATCTTGTCCCATCTCGGTGCGATACCGGTGGCGTGGGCCTATGCGTCGCGATGCTGCGGGTCGTTTCTGTCGGTGGTCCGGCCGGATGTGGTGACAGAATTGGTGGACAGCATGATTACCGATGCCATGCAGGGTGGAGCTGATTGTATTGTCACCGCGTGCGCCATGTGCCACATGAACCTCGAGATCCGGACCACGTTGCAGCATCCCATTCCGGTCTTGCACTTTTCGGAGTTGCTGGCGATGGCATTGGGTGAGCCGCCCGACAAGGGATGGTTTGCCCGCCACCTGATCGATCCGCGTCCGATGCTGAAGGAGAAGGGGGTGATCTGA
- a CDS encoding 4Fe-4S dicluster domain-containing protein — MSQDYPLRQDRNLNGNSSRRLSARCGVNVNLCLHCQSCASGCPFTGAMDLLPNRVLRLVQLGLEDQALTCSTIWVCVSCNTCSIQCPMAIDIPAAMDALRHAALEKGGVVAEPDILAFHREVLRTIEKYGRTHKVEIMLRFKLKTRSYFSDLQKGLQMLAKRKLDLAPSRVNGAEEIAAIFSNDSKI; from the coding sequence ATGAGCCAAGACTATCCCTTACGGCAAGACCGGAACCTCAACGGCAATTCATCCCGGCGCCTGTCGGCTCGCTGCGGGGTGAACGTAAACCTTTGCCTTCATTGTCAAAGCTGCGCGAGTGGATGCCCGTTTACCGGGGCCATGGATCTTCTTCCAAACCGGGTACTGCGGCTCGTTCAGCTGGGCCTTGAGGACCAGGCCCTGACCTGTTCGACCATCTGGGTGTGCGTCAGCTGTAATACCTGCTCCATCCAATGTCCGATGGCCATCGATATCCCTGCAGCGATGGACGCCCTGCGGCACGCGGCGCTGGAAAAGGGGGGAGTCGTCGCAGAACCGGACATTCTCGCCTTTCACCGGGAAGTGCTGCGCACCATCGAGAAGTACGGACGAACCCACAAGGTGGAGATCATGCTTCGTTTCAAACTGAAAACCCGAAGCTATTTCAGCGATCTGCAAAAGGGACTGCAGATGCTGGCAAAGCGAAAGCTGGATCTCGCACCATCCAGAGTCAACGGTGCCGAGGAGATTGCAGCAATCTTCTCGAACGACTCAAAGATCTGA
- a CDS encoding ATP-binding response regulator produces the protein MKQDIPAVKQPVRSKILVVDDEPRIRDACRMVLSEQGFEVALAADGNEGVQMIQQEHFDVILVDLMMPVLSGFEVLSHVREAHPDTVVIVITGYATLEHSINAMKRGAFDFIPKPFTPDQLRAVVAKAIKYNRALQDIADTNSRLRTMVNRLTDGVMATDRDRRIVLANPAFLHLIGYHGESVLGRLIDEIHVSDQVREMIGQTLTMPSDEFTEPTEEIACSDDSGERIVRAKCAPFRGRDGSTIGTITVLNDITALKEFDRIRSDFVSMVCHEVRSPMNSMMMQIKVLLDGLAGELTDKQREILGRVSEKMSGLTTMVSELLDLSRLESGLIANEKSAVKMNEILREQVSFHAENGRRKNITIELRQPESLPPVLANQRNMEEVITNLVTNAIKYSPENTTVTVTATVENEYVRLSVQDQGYGIGADDLKRIFDRFYRVNDQNTRTIVGTGLGLAIVKSIVEAHHGSIKVSSTPGSGSTFTVLLPLVSI, from the coding sequence ATGAAACAGGACATACCCGCCGTCAAACAGCCCGTTCGTTCCAAGATCCTGGTGGTCGATGACGAACCTCGCATCCGCGACGCCTGCCGGATGGTGCTGAGCGAGCAGGGGTTCGAGGTGGCGCTGGCCGCTGACGGCAACGAAGGCGTCCAGATGATCCAGCAGGAACACTTCGATGTGATCCTGGTGGATCTGATGATGCCTGTCCTCTCCGGGTTCGAGGTCCTTTCCCACGTCCGGGAGGCCCACCCTGACACGGTGGTGATCGTCATCACCGGGTATGCGACGCTGGAGCACTCGATCAATGCCATGAAGCGTGGCGCCTTCGACTTCATTCCCAAACCGTTTACGCCGGACCAACTGCGGGCGGTGGTGGCCAAAGCCATCAAGTACAACCGGGCCTTGCAGGATATCGCCGACACCAACTCGCGTCTGCGCACCATGGTCAACCGGTTGACCGACGGGGTCATGGCCACCGACCGGGACCGCCGGATCGTCCTGGCCAATCCGGCCTTTCTCCACCTCATCGGCTATCATGGCGAATCGGTGCTTGGTCGCCTGATTGATGAGATCCACGTCAGCGACCAGGTGCGGGAGATGATCGGTCAAACGTTGACCATGCCGAGCGATGAATTCACCGAACCGACCGAAGAGATTGCGTGCAGCGACGACAGCGGGGAGCGGATCGTCCGTGCTAAATGCGCACCGTTTCGCGGCCGGGACGGCTCCACCATCGGTACCATCACGGTGCTCAACGACATCACGGCGCTCAAGGAGTTTGATCGCATCCGCTCCGACTTTGTCTCCATGGTTTGCCACGAAGTGCGCAGCCCGATGAACTCGATGATGATGCAGATCAAAGTGCTCCTCGACGGGTTGGCCGGCGAGTTGACCGACAAACAGCGGGAAATCCTCGGCCGGGTCTCCGAGAAGATGTCCGGACTGACTACCATGGTCTCGGAACTGCTCGATTTGTCCCGGCTTGAGTCCGGGTTGATCGCCAACGAGAAATCGGCGGTGAAGATGAACGAGATTCTGCGCGAGCAGGTCTCTTTTCATGCGGAAAACGGTCGCCGAAAAAACATCACTATCGAACTGCGCCAGCCCGAATCGCTCCCCCCGGTATTGGCCAACCAGCGCAACATGGAAGAAGTGATTACCAATCTGGTGACCAACGCCATCAAATATTCACCGGAAAACACCACGGTCACCGTGACCGCCACGGTGGAAAACGAATACGTGCGGCTCTCGGTGCAGGATCAGGGGTACGGCATCGGTGCCGACGACCTGAAGCGGATCTTCGACCGGTTTTACCGGGTCAATGACCAGAACACCCGGACCATTGTCGGTACCGGGCTCGGACTGGCCATCGTCAAAAGCATCGTCGAGGCCCATCACGGCAGTATTAAGGTGAGCAGCACGCCCGGTTCGGGCAGCACGTTTACCGTGTTGTTGCCGCTGGTCTCCATCTGA
- a CDS encoding PAS domain-containing sensor histidine kinase — protein MAVDPRELEWRLRVFDSLSFPTRILKTDGTIVAVNDVFLRRYQHDPNTIIGRTCIEVNRRQFPKQTFPCMNNRSCPLCRAVDTRTGQSVLLHAVDEKGDERWEDRVFSPILDEDGTVGYIIESIRDVTNVKRLEKLYSDMRELIDKVVQSSVSGIIAANRKGDIILANRAAEELFGYSSEEVSEVSIEDFYPSGVAREIMRKLRDERLGGRGKLPITRVDIVNKSGDQIPVEMTAAIIYENGEEVASAGIFNDLREKLAVEKKLQEAQAKIGQTEKMASLGRLAAGVAHEINNPLTSILLYGTLMREKLERDHPLSQNLDYILEDADRCREIVKNLLAYSRQSSATKEVFPFNAAVTDSLRLIHDQRLFMNVEVIRDLTDEEVLVRADKNQICQVVINLIMNAVDAMEEKGTLTLATCLDETGERALLEVTDTGCGIPTENLSKIFDPFFTTKGLGKGTGLGLSMAYGVMEENQGRIFVSRTGPEGTTFVLELPRITVSSNEIYESIG, from the coding sequence ATGGCAGTTGACCCACGAGAATTGGAATGGCGATTGCGGGTGTTTGATTCCCTCTCGTTTCCCACCCGCATCCTCAAGACCGACGGGACCATCGTTGCCGTCAATGACGTCTTCCTCAGACGCTACCAACACGATCCCAACACCATTATCGGCAGAACCTGCATCGAAGTCAATCGCCGACAATTTCCCAAGCAGACCTTCCCCTGCATGAATAACCGGTCTTGTCCGCTGTGTCGGGCCGTTGACACCCGAACCGGACAATCCGTGCTCCTGCATGCCGTTGACGAAAAAGGAGATGAACGCTGGGAGGATCGGGTTTTTTCTCCGATCCTTGATGAAGATGGTACGGTTGGCTATATCATCGAGAGTATCCGCGACGTGACCAATGTCAAGCGGCTGGAAAAACTCTACAGTGACATGCGAGAGTTGATCGACAAGGTGGTGCAGAGTTCGGTCAGCGGCATTATCGCCGCCAATCGCAAAGGTGATATCATCCTGGCCAACCGGGCCGCAGAAGAGTTGTTCGGCTACTCGAGCGAGGAGGTCAGCGAGGTCTCCATCGAGGACTTTTATCCATCGGGGGTGGCCCGGGAGATCATGCGCAAGCTCCGTGACGAGAGACTCGGCGGCAGGGGCAAGCTGCCCATTACCCGGGTCGATATCGTCAACAAATCGGGCGATCAGATCCCGGTGGAGATGACTGCGGCGATCATCTATGAAAATGGCGAAGAGGTGGCCTCGGCGGGTATCTTCAACGACCTGCGGGAAAAGCTGGCAGTGGAGAAGAAGCTGCAGGAGGCCCAGGCCAAGATCGGTCAAACGGAAAAGATGGCCTCGCTCGGCCGGCTGGCCGCCGGCGTCGCCCACGAGATCAACAACCCGCTCACCAGTATCCTCCTCTACGGTACCCTGATGCGGGAAAAGCTGGAGCGGGACCATCCGCTCAGCCAGAACCTCGATTACATCCTCGAGGATGCTGACCGTTGCCGGGAGATTGTCAAGAACCTGCTGGCTTACAGCCGTCAATCCAGTGCCACGAAAGAGGTTTTTCCGTTCAACGCCGCCGTTACCGACAGCCTGCGTCTGATCCACGATCAGCGGCTGTTCATGAACGTCGAGGTGATCAGGGATCTGACTGACGAGGAAGTCCTCGTGCGCGCTGACAAGAATCAGATCTGCCAAGTGGTCATCAACCTGATCATGAACGCCGTCGATGCCATGGAAGAGAAAGGGACCTTGACGCTGGCCACCTGCCTTGACGAAACAGGGGAGCGGGCGCTGCTGGAAGTGACCGACACCGGGTGCGGCATTCCCACCGAGAACCTGTCCAAGATCTTCGACCCGTTCTTCACCACCAAGGGGCTCGGCAAGGGAACCGGGCTCGGCTTGAGTATGGCCTATGGGGTGATGGAAGAGAACCAGGGACGAATCTTCGTGAGCCGGACCGGTCCCGAGGGAACCACCTTCGTGTTGGAGTTGCCCCGGATCACGGTGTCAAGCAATGAGATTTACGAGTCGATCGGTTAA